A genomic segment from Nocardiopsis sp. Huas11 encodes:
- a CDS encoding DUF3618 domain-containing protein, giving the protein MGEAPDRIRQDIERTRAELTEDTDRLVNRVDPRQAIERRKDRVRRRAQGLRERVMGSKPSSQAAMSGIRRNAEQVGEAARSAPRQAVEQTRGNPLAAGLIAFGAGLLAASLLSESEAERRAAQQAREYAPEMVDSARRAVSESAERVRDQAVESAREAGEHLKESATDAAHSTGEQARDEVASASRQGHGS; this is encoded by the coding sequence ATGGGCGAAGCACCCGACCGGATAAGGCAGGACATCGAACGAACCCGCGCCGAGCTCACCGAGGACACGGACCGGCTCGTGAACCGCGTCGACCCGCGGCAGGCGATCGAGCGGCGCAAGGACCGGGTGCGCCGCCGCGCGCAGGGCCTGCGGGAGCGGGTCATGGGTTCGAAGCCGTCCTCGCAGGCGGCGATGAGCGGTATCCGGCGCAACGCCGAGCAGGTGGGCGAGGCCGCGCGGTCCGCGCCCCGGCAGGCGGTCGAGCAGACACGCGGCAATCCGCTGGCGGCCGGCCTGATCGCCTTCGGCGCCGGCCTCCTGGCCGCCTCGCTGCTGTCCGAGAGCGAGGCGGAGCGCAGGGCGGCACAGCAGGCCAGGGAGTACGCCCCCGAGATGGTCGATTCGGCGCGGCGCGCGGTCTCGGAGTCCGCCGAGCGCGTTCGGGACCAGGCTGTCGAGAGCGCGCGGGAGGCCGGTGAGCACCTCAAGGAGAGTGCCACCGACGCCGCTCACAGCACCGGCGAGCAGGCCCGCGACGAGGTCGCGTCGGCCTCACGGCAGGGGCACGGTTCCTGA
- a CDS encoding phage holin family protein, translated as MTTVPRPSSPAMDTTGDDRSVAELVTEVTNDLQKLFRQEVELAKAEFREEATKAGKAAGMLSAAAFAGYMTLVLLSLAAVFGLSVLIGLGWASLVVAAVWAIAGAILFAMGRSRMRRVSPAPERTIETLKEDARWAKHPTG; from the coding sequence ATGACGACCGTTCCTCGACCCTCATCGCCCGCGATGGACACCACCGGCGACGACAGGTCGGTGGCCGAACTGGTCACGGAGGTCACCAACGACCTCCAGAAGCTGTTCAGGCAGGAGGTCGAGCTGGCCAAGGCCGAATTCCGCGAGGAGGCGACCAAGGCCGGCAAGGCCGCGGGCATGCTCAGCGCCGCCGCGTTCGCCGGTTACATGACGCTGGTGCTGCTCAGCCTGGCGGCCGTGTTCGGCCTCTCCGTCCTCATCGGCCTGGGCTGGGCCTCGTTGGTCGTGGCGGCGGTCTGGGCGATCGCCGGCGCGATCCTGTTCGCCATGGGCCGCAGCAGGATGCGCCGCGTGTCTCCCGCACCGGAACGCACGATCGAGACGCTGAAGGAGGATGCGCGATGGGCGAAGCACCCGACCGGATAA